The following coding sequences are from one Dromaius novaehollandiae isolate bDroNov1 chromosome 22, bDroNov1.hap1, whole genome shotgun sequence window:
- the CDK5R1 gene encoding cyclin-dependent kinase 5 activator 1 has product MGTVLSLSPSYRKAPLFEEGAATVGHYTAVQNSKNAKEKGLKRHSLISVLPWKRIAAVSAKKKSSKKVQPNGGYQSNVTHLNNENLKKSLSCANLATFAPPPPAAAAAAAALASAQKAPPAAPAAAATPRRVVVQASTSELLRCLGEFLCRRCYRLKHLSPTDPVLWLRSVDRSLLLQGWQDQGFITPANVVFLYMLCRDVISAEVASDHELQAVLLTCLYLSYSYMGNEISYPLKPFLVESCKEAFWDRCLSIINLMSPKMLQVNADPHYFTQVFADLKKESGAEEKGRLLIGLDR; this is encoded by the coding sequence ATGGGCACGGTGCTGTCGCTGTCGCCGAGCTACCGGAAGGCCCCGCTGTTCGAGGAGGGGGCGGCCACGGTGGGGCACTACACGGCGGTGCAGAACAGCAAGAACGCCAAGGAGAAGGGCCTGAAGCGGCACTCGCTCATCTCGGTGCTGCCCTGGAAGCGCATCGCCGCCGTCTCCGCCAAGAAGAAGAGCTCCAAGAAGGTGCAGCCCAACGGCGGCTACCAGAGCAACGTGACCCACCTCAACAACGAGAACCTGAAGAAGTCGCTCTCCTGCGCCAACCTCGCCACcttcgcgccgccgccgcccgccgccgccgccgccgccgccgcgctcgcctcGGCGCAGaaggcgccgccggccgcgcccgccgccgccgccaccccgcgCCGCGTCGTGGTGCAGGCGTCCACCAGCGAGCTGCTGCGCTGCCTCGGCGAGTTCCTCTGCCGCCGCTGCTACCGCCTCAAGCACCTCTCGCCCACCGACCCCGTGCTCTGGCTGCGCTCCGTGGACCGCtcgctgctgctgcagggctggcaggaccagggctTCATCACGCCGGCCAACGTGGTCTTCCTCTACATGCTGTGCCGGGACGTCATCTCGGCCGAGGTGGCCTCGGACCACGAACTGCAGGCCGTGCTGCTCACCTGCCTGTACCTCTCCTACTCCTACATGGGCAACGAGATCTCCTACCCGCTCAAGCCCTTCCTGGTGGAGAGCTGTAAGGAGGCCTTCTGGGACCGCTGCCTCTCCATCATCAACCTCATGAGCCCCAAGATGCTGCAGGTCAACGCCGACCCGCACTACTTCACGCAGGTCTTCGCCGACCTCAAGAAGGAGAGCGGCGCCGAGGAGAAGGGCCGCCTGCTCATCGGCCTCGACCGGTga